The Pelodiscus sinensis isolate JC-2024 chromosome 30, ASM4963464v1, whole genome shotgun sequence genome has a window encoding:
- the LOC102446468 gene encoding olfactory receptor 10A4-like has translation MAQFFLHKMSNSESHAGENQTISDVFILVGFSYLNKLQILLFLVFLVTYLLTLMGNLLVILLIKLNPSLHTPMYFFLVNLSFLEICCTTSVTPQLLVHLLVEEKTISFRGCAAQVYVFDITGLTACCLLAAMAYDRYMAICRPLHYTTIMSIRVCAWLAAASWFISMSVAVAQTTWLFSQSFCGSHRIHHYFCCAPTLEKMLCTGIRKNVIVGLSVLALFIIGPFLLIVLSYVRIISTILRLPSAEGRHKAFSTCSSHLTVVTLLYGTGLLSYIKPTSSSTPESDQLISIIYTVVTPMLNPIIYTLRNKDVHGAFRNTVGKALFSHSQRY, from the exons ATGGCTCAATTCTTCTTACACAAG ATGAGCAATTCTGAGAGCCATGCTGGCGAGAACCAGACCATCTCTGATGTCTTCATCCTGGTGGGGTTTTCCTACCTAAACAAGCTGCAAATCCTTCTGTTTCTGGTGTTTCTTGTCACCTACCTGCTTACCCTTATGGGGAACCTGCTCGTTATCCTGCTGATAAAACtgaacccctccctccacacccccatgtatttcttcctcgTGAACCTGTCTTTCTTGGAAATCTGCTGCACCACCAGCGTGACCCCTCAGCTGCTGGTTCACCTCCTGGTGGAGGAAAAGACCATCTCCTTTCGGGGCTGTGCAGCCCAGGTGTATGTCTTTGACATCACGGGTCTCACAGCATGTTGTCTCCTTGCAGCGATGGCCTATGACCGGTACATGGCCATATGCCGCCCCTTGCACTACACCACCATCATGAGCATTCGGGTATGTGCCTGGCTCGCGGCTGCTTCGTGGTTCATCAGTATGTCAGTGGCAGTAGCTCAGACCACGTGGCTCTTCAGTCAGTCTTTCTGTGGCTCCCACCGCATCCACCATTATTTCTGCTGTGCCCCAACATTAGAGAAAATGCTCTGCACAGGCATAAGAAAGAATGTGATCGTGGGCCTCTCTGTGCTAGCTCTGTTCATTATAGGCCCCTTTTTATTGATAGTCCTGTCGTACGTCCgcatcatctccaccatcctcaGGCTGCCTTCGGCAGAGGGGAGGcataaagccttctccacctgctcctcccacctcacggTGGTGACTTTGCTTTATGGAACTGGCCTTTTGAGTTACATAAAACCCACGTCTAGCTCCACCCCAGAAAGTGATCAATTGATTTCCATCATATACACAGTTGTGACACCCATGTTGAACCCCATAATATACACACTGAGGAACAAAGATGTGCACGGAGCCTTTCGAAACACTGTCGGAAAGGCCTTGTTCTCACACAGCCAGAGATATTAG
- the LOC112547319 gene encoding olfactory receptor 5G3-like: MEKAEGRNQTIIMEFILLGFGDGPELQPLLFLLFLLIYVATMGGNLLIIELVVADLHLHTPMYFLLGNLSFLEICYTSAILPRLLASLLTGDRAVSVKGCIVQSYLFGIISAAECLLLTAMSYDRYVAICHPLRYSALMTSRVCGQLVVWSWIIAFLLCTIVYTFFFHLQFCDSKEIDHFFCDILPMIKVACVDTQTVQLVTFIISAIGTLVPFLLTLTSYICIISTILRIPSSTGRQKAFSTCSSHLTVVTIYYGTLIAVYVVPTANTPKVLHKILSVFYTVLNPMINPVIYCLRNKEVHQSLRKTILKVIAFRNRYRNQKIELKSITK; the protein is encoded by the coding sequence ATGGagaaagcagaaggaagaaaTCAAACTATCATCATGGAATTCATCCTCCTAGGATTTGGGGAtggccctgaactgcagccccttcTCTTCCTGCTCTTTCTGCTGATCTACGTTGCAACAATGGGCGGGAACCTTCTCATCATTGAGCTAGTGGTGGCCGATctgcaccttcacacccccatgtacttcttacTGGGGAATTTGTCCTTCCTGGAGATCTGTTACACCTCCGCcatcctgccccggctgctggccagtctcctgaCGGGGGACAGAGCCGTCTCGGTGAAGGGCTGCATTGTGCAGTCATATTTGTTTGGCATCATTTCAGCTGCAGAATGTCTGCTGCTCACGGCCATGTCCTACGATCGGTACGTAGCCATATGCCACCCCCTTCGCTACTCTGCCCTGATGACCAGCCGGGTATGTGGCCAGCTAGTGGTGTGGTCCTGGATAATTGCCTTCCTGCTGTGCACCATAGTCTATACTTTCTTCTTCCATTTACAGTTCTGTGATTCCAAAGAGattgaccatttcttttgtgatatTTTACCCATGATAAAAGTGGCCTGTGTTGATACTCAGACTGTGCAACTGGTAACATTTATTATCTCTGCCATAGGGACACTTGTTCCTTTTCTTCTGACCCTGACGTCCTACATTTGCATCATCAGCAccatcctgagaatcccttccagcactggaagacaaaaggccttttccacctgctcctcccacctcactgtGGTTACAATTTACTATGGGACGCTGATCGCTGTGTATGTGGTTCCAACGGCCAATACTCCCAAGGTCTTACACAAAATACTCTCTGTCTTCTACACAGTCCTGAATCCCATGATCAACCCCGtcatctactgcctgagaaacaaggaggtccatcagTCCCTGAGAAAAACTATTCTGAAAGTCATAGCTTTCAGAAATAGGTATAGAAATCAAAAGATCGAATTGAAGTCTATCACAAAATAG